A single window of Myripristis murdjan chromosome 21, fMyrMur1.1, whole genome shotgun sequence DNA harbors:
- the dcaf17 gene encoding DDB1- and CUL4-associated factor 17 isoform X2 has product MAPCRRRTSSTELLSLRSTGSLQAGTLSRLNMRILRGVILQDSRNFIKVWSKTSKSSIAYENGKIYFENYQNCYSCVHSQPQVLYKLPKRSKLEKIEDALLCQSPLDRALTSPSDHKPSLLVLTANNFLYRLSAETGEELQRVYLSPHHKFRYLGWDVSQEIFYVKSIQNKATSLARQAGITQDTLMHLAIFHVFPLQIVGIMEISKKVFGNGVTDVVLSQGVLAVSYSSKSVKLYSFEHIVNKYMTKKFALGQKSSLHGGKTVGEAPLGIPVNIHFSDCPPVLFEVSCSDNSVQIGGYPWHYIYTPPHKYHKGTHHICSLVDSVLATNGIQDMKCCSLETDWISFHPDDSGRIIHVGPSTINVLKILTELNSGLPSEVVEDFSISTHRNNNAASQVSVTSSGRTVKRRFDLLDDDPEHETFRMVEYEDELDLLAVVVTEGEGEGRAEVRLHDNKSGKLLRKLHLVEPWDETFRHELFFDKDTIVHIEQKNNNFCCHVYKLQATRK; this is encoded by the exons ATGGCGCCGTGCAGGAGGAGGACCAGCAGCACGGAGCTGCTGAGCCTGCGGTCCACAGGCAGCCTGCAGGCTGGCACTCTGTCCAGACTGAACATGAGGATCCTCAGGGGTGTTATCCTCCAG GACAGCAGAAATTTCATCAAAGTGTGGAGCAAGACCTCAAAATCTTCAATAGCGTATGAGAATGGAAAAATCTACTTTGAAAATTACCAGAATTGCTACAGTTG TGTTCATTCTCAGCCTCAAGTTCTGTACAAGCTGCCTAAGCGGTCCAAACTTGAGAAAATTGAAGATGCTCTACTGTGTCAGAGCCCACTT GACAGAGCATTGACCTCCCCCTCTGACCACAAACCCAGCCTCTTGGTTTTGACAGCCAATAATTTCCTGTATCGCCTTTCAGCTGAGACAGGAGAGGAACTTCAGAGAGTTTACCTCTCCCCACACCACAAGTTCAG GTACCTTGGCTGGGATGTTTCTCAAGAGATATTTTATGTCAAGTccattcaaaataaagcaaCATCTTTGGCACGGCAG GCAGGTATCACTcaggacacactgatgcaccTGGCCATCTTTCATGTTTTCCCCTTGCAAATTGTGGGCATTATGGAGATCAGCAAAAAG GTGTTTGGGAACGGTGTCACTGATGTGGTTCTGTCCCAAGGTGTCCTTGCTGTCTCCTACAGCAGCAAGTCAGTGAAGCTGTACAGCTTTGAGCACATTGTGAATAAG TACATGACAAAGAAATTTGCACTTGGGCAGAAGAGTTCATTGCATGGAGGCAAAACAGTAGGAGAAGCTCCCTTGGGTATCCCAGTGAATATCCACTTCAGTG ATTGCCCCCCAGTGCTTTTTGAGGTGTCGTGCTCTGATAACAGTGTACAGATTGGAGGCTACCCATGGCACTACATCTACACACCACCTCACAAGTACCACAAGGGGACTCACCACATCTGTTCACTCGTGGATAGTGTCCTG GCAACAAATGGAATACAAGATATGAAATGCTGCTCTCTGGAGACTGATTGGATCTCCTTCCACCCTGATGACTCTGGAAGAATCATTCATGTTGGACCTAGCACCATAAA TGTCCTAAAAATTCTCACTGAGCTGAACAGTGGTTTGCCATCTGAGGTGGTTGAGGATTTCTCCATCTCTACCCACCGAAACAACAAT GCAGCCTCCCAAGTCAGTGTCACCTCCTCGGGCCGCACAGTGAAGAGGAGATTTGATCTGCTGGATGACGACCCAGAGCACGAG ACATTCCGTATGGTGGAGTATGAAGATGAGCTGGACCTTCTGGCAGTCGTGGTGACAGAAGGTGAAGGGGAGGGAAGAGCCGAGGTCAGACTGCATGACAACAAGAGTGGCAAACTCCTCAGGAAGCTTCATCTCGTGGAGCCGTGGGATGAG ACTTTTCGACACGAGTTGTTCTTTGACAAAGACACGATTGTTCACATTGAACAAAAGAACAATAACTTCTGCTGCCATGTCTACAAACTCCAAGCCACCAGAAAATAA
- the dcaf17 gene encoding DDB1- and CUL4-associated factor 17 isoform X1 codes for MAPCRRRTSSTELLSLRSTGSLQAGTLSRLNMRILRGVILQDSRNFIKVWSKTSKSSIAYENGKIYFENYQNCYSCVHSQPQVLYKLPKRSKLEKIEDALLCQSPLDRALTSPSDHKPSLLVLTANNFLYRLSAETGEELQRVYLSPHHKFRYLGWDVSQEIFYVKSIQNKATSLARQAGITQDTLMHLAIFHVFPLQIVGIMEISKKVFGNGVTDVVLSQGVLAVSYSSKSVKLYSFEHIVNKYMTKKFALGQKSSLHGGKTVGEAPLGIPVNIHFSDCPPVLFEVSCSDNSVQIGGYPWHYIYTPPHKYHKGTHHICSLVDSVLATNGIQDMKCCSLETDWISFHPDDSGRIIHVGPSTINVLKILTELNSGLPSEVVEDFSISTHRNNNQAASQVSVTSSGRTVKRRFDLLDDDPEHETFRMVEYEDELDLLAVVVTEGEGEGRAEVRLHDNKSGKLLRKLHLVEPWDETFRHELFFDKDTIVHIEQKNNNFCCHVYKLQATRK; via the exons ATGGCGCCGTGCAGGAGGAGGACCAGCAGCACGGAGCTGCTGAGCCTGCGGTCCACAGGCAGCCTGCAGGCTGGCACTCTGTCCAGACTGAACATGAGGATCCTCAGGGGTGTTATCCTCCAG GACAGCAGAAATTTCATCAAAGTGTGGAGCAAGACCTCAAAATCTTCAATAGCGTATGAGAATGGAAAAATCTACTTTGAAAATTACCAGAATTGCTACAGTTG TGTTCATTCTCAGCCTCAAGTTCTGTACAAGCTGCCTAAGCGGTCCAAACTTGAGAAAATTGAAGATGCTCTACTGTGTCAGAGCCCACTT GACAGAGCATTGACCTCCCCCTCTGACCACAAACCCAGCCTCTTGGTTTTGACAGCCAATAATTTCCTGTATCGCCTTTCAGCTGAGACAGGAGAGGAACTTCAGAGAGTTTACCTCTCCCCACACCACAAGTTCAG GTACCTTGGCTGGGATGTTTCTCAAGAGATATTTTATGTCAAGTccattcaaaataaagcaaCATCTTTGGCACGGCAG GCAGGTATCACTcaggacacactgatgcaccTGGCCATCTTTCATGTTTTCCCCTTGCAAATTGTGGGCATTATGGAGATCAGCAAAAAG GTGTTTGGGAACGGTGTCACTGATGTGGTTCTGTCCCAAGGTGTCCTTGCTGTCTCCTACAGCAGCAAGTCAGTGAAGCTGTACAGCTTTGAGCACATTGTGAATAAG TACATGACAAAGAAATTTGCACTTGGGCAGAAGAGTTCATTGCATGGAGGCAAAACAGTAGGAGAAGCTCCCTTGGGTATCCCAGTGAATATCCACTTCAGTG ATTGCCCCCCAGTGCTTTTTGAGGTGTCGTGCTCTGATAACAGTGTACAGATTGGAGGCTACCCATGGCACTACATCTACACACCACCTCACAAGTACCACAAGGGGACTCACCACATCTGTTCACTCGTGGATAGTGTCCTG GCAACAAATGGAATACAAGATATGAAATGCTGCTCTCTGGAGACTGATTGGATCTCCTTCCACCCTGATGACTCTGGAAGAATCATTCATGTTGGACCTAGCACCATAAA TGTCCTAAAAATTCTCACTGAGCTGAACAGTGGTTTGCCATCTGAGGTGGTTGAGGATTTCTCCATCTCTACCCACCGAAACAACAAT CAGGCAGCCTCCCAAGTCAGTGTCACCTCCTCGGGCCGCACAGTGAAGAGGAGATTTGATCTGCTGGATGACGACCCAGAGCACGAG ACATTCCGTATGGTGGAGTATGAAGATGAGCTGGACCTTCTGGCAGTCGTGGTGACAGAAGGTGAAGGGGAGGGAAGAGCCGAGGTCAGACTGCATGACAACAAGAGTGGCAAACTCCTCAGGAAGCTTCATCTCGTGGAGCCGTGGGATGAG ACTTTTCGACACGAGTTGTTCTTTGACAAAGACACGATTGTTCACATTGAACAAAAGAACAATAACTTCTGCTGCCATGTCTACAAACTCCAAGCCACCAGAAAATAA
- the cybrd1 gene encoding plasma membrane ascorbate-dependent reductase CYBRD1 isoform X1, with amino-acid sequence MAMENVKQFVFVLSAAAAVGFVCIVFVLRWVLYFREGLAWDGGAAEFNWHPVLIVTGFIFLQGIAIVVYRLPWTWSCSKLMMKLIHAGLNLLAFVFAVISLVAVFDFHNAAKIPNMYSLHSWVGLSAVILYALQILLGIGVYLIPITPVSIRAAFMPIHVYSGLFIFTSVVATALMGITEKLIFSLKDPAYKNSPPEATFVNVLGILIVIFGALILWIATRTSWKRPSDQVLHTLHTNGGGEANSKVGPTMSQLSGGGDTEAFGDVRRRSSKLDDQVD; translated from the exons ATGGCGATGGAGAATGTGAAGCAGTTCGTGTTCGTCCTGTCTGCAGCCGCGGCTGTCGGGTTTGTCTGTATTGTATTTGTCCTGAGATGGGTCCTTTACTTCAGAGAGGGCTTAGCCTGGGACGGAGGAGCCGCCGAATTCAACTGGCATCCGGTTTTAATAGTCACTGGATTCATTTTTTTGCAGGGAATAG CCATTGTTGTGTACAGACTGCCATGGACCTGGAGTTGCAGCAAACTTATGATGAAGTTGATTCATGCAGGCCTAAACTTACTGGCCTTCGTGTTTGCTGTCATATCCTTGGTAGCAGTGTTTGACTTTCACAATGCTGCCAAGATCCCCAATATGTACAGCCTGCACAGCTGGGTGGGACTGTCAGCTGTTATACTATACGCTCTACAG ATCCTTCTGGGAATAGGTGTATACTTAATACCCATTACACCAGTATCCATCAGAGCAGCGTTTATGCCCATCCATGTCTACAGTGGCCTTTTCATCTTTACCAGTGTTGTGGCCACTGCACTTATGGGCATCACAGAGAAACTCATTTTCAGCCT GAAAGACCCAGCGTATAAGAACTCTCCCCCGGAGGCAACTTTTGTGAACGTTCTGGGAATTCTCATTGTGATTTTCGGAGCTCTCATCCTCTGGATAGCCACTCGAACGTCTTGGAAACGCCCCAGTGACCAGGTCTTGCACACTCTGCATACCAACGGGGGAGGTGAGGCCAACTCCAAAGTCGGTCCAACCATGTCTCAGCTTTCTGGCGGAGGAGATACTGAGGCCTTTGGGGATGTCAGGAGAAGAAGTAGTAAACTAGACGATCAGGTCGACTGA
- the cybrd1 gene encoding plasma membrane ascorbate-dependent reductase CYBRD1 isoform X2, protein MAMENVKQFVFVLSAAAAVGFVCIVFVLRWVLYFREGLAWDGGAAEFNWHPVLIVTGFIFFFLSAIVVYRLPWTWSCSKLMMKLIHAGLNLLAFVFAVISLVAVFDFHNAAKIPNMYSLHSWVGLSAVILYALQILLGIGVYLIPITPVSIRAAFMPIHVYSGLFIFTSVVATALMGITEKLIFSLKDPAYKNSPPEATFVNVLGILIVIFGALILWIATRTSWKRPSDQVLHTLHTNGGGEANSKVGPTMSQLSGGGDTEAFGDVRRRSSKLDDQVD, encoded by the exons ATGGCGATGGAGAATGTGAAGCAGTTCGTGTTCGTCCTGTCTGCAGCCGCGGCTGTCGGGTTTGTCTGTATTGTATTTGTCCTGAGATGGGTCCTTTACTTCAGAGAGGGCTTAGCCTGGGACGGAGGAGCCGCCGAATTCAACTGGCATCCGGTTTTAATAGTCACTGGATTCATTTTTTT CTTTCTTTCAGCCATTGTTGTGTACAGACTGCCATGGACCTGGAGTTGCAGCAAACTTATGATGAAGTTGATTCATGCAGGCCTAAACTTACTGGCCTTCGTGTTTGCTGTCATATCCTTGGTAGCAGTGTTTGACTTTCACAATGCTGCCAAGATCCCCAATATGTACAGCCTGCACAGCTGGGTGGGACTGTCAGCTGTTATACTATACGCTCTACAG ATCCTTCTGGGAATAGGTGTATACTTAATACCCATTACACCAGTATCCATCAGAGCAGCGTTTATGCCCATCCATGTCTACAGTGGCCTTTTCATCTTTACCAGTGTTGTGGCCACTGCACTTATGGGCATCACAGAGAAACTCATTTTCAGCCT GAAAGACCCAGCGTATAAGAACTCTCCCCCGGAGGCAACTTTTGTGAACGTTCTGGGAATTCTCATTGTGATTTTCGGAGCTCTCATCCTCTGGATAGCCACTCGAACGTCTTGGAAACGCCCCAGTGACCAGGTCTTGCACACTCTGCATACCAACGGGGGAGGTGAGGCCAACTCCAAAGTCGGTCCAACCATGTCTCAGCTTTCTGGCGGAGGAGATACTGAGGCCTTTGGGGATGTCAGGAGAAGAAGTAGTAAACTAGACGATCAGGTCGACTGA
- the mettl8 gene encoding tRNA N(3)-cytidine methyltransferase METTL8, mitochondrial, producing the protein MHTVQRLSPAIVAKVFSRLAMRLNSTGGRPPAPLGARFLTDPDDIFKHNMWDHVQWTEEEKETARQKAKENSCVRIPLNEQGKYDTEACSYWDKFYEMHQDKFFKDRKWLLLEFPELLPVRAESIATDGCQGGQQTVHPQPRGSGRDTESGHPQRCSLTQQHRKTDSSARQHSCRREELENDDSAAQTASFPGQHASFRILEVGCGVGNSVFPVVNSIKETGAFLYCCDFSPRAIQLVKDHPDYDHSVCHAFVHDICEEVASFPFPPQSLDVILAVFVLSSIHPERMQAVVNRLSTYLKHGGVFLLRDYGRYDFSQLRFKKGRCLSENFYVRGDGTCVYFFTKEEVHNLFVNAGLEEVQNLEDRRLQVNRGKKVAMHRVWMQSKYRKSYPPPPC; encoded by the exons ATGCATACAGTGCAGAGGCTCTCTCCAGCCATAGTGGCTAAAGTTTTCAGCAGACTGGCCATGAGACTAAACAGCACTGGAGGAAGACCACCCGCTCCACTAGGGGCGAGATTTCTGACTGATCCTGATGACATCTTCAAGCACAACATGTG GGATCATGTGcagtggacagaggaggagaaagagactgCCCGtcaaaaggcaaaagaaaattCCTGTGTCCGGATTCCTCTAAATGAACAAG GTAAATATGATACAGAGGCCTGCAGTTACTGGGACAAGTTTTATGAGATGCACCAGGACAAGTTCTTCAAAGATCGCAAGTGGCTGCTCCTCGAATTCCCAGAGCTGCTTCCTGTGCGGGCAGAAAGCATCGCCACAGACGGCTGTCAGGGTGGGCAACAGACCGTGCACCCACAACCTCGAGGATCTGGCAGGGACACTGAGAGCGGGCACCCTCAGCGCTGTAGTCTcactcagcagcacagaaagacagactCTTCCGCACGCCAACACTCGTGTCGGAGAGAGGAGCTAGAAAATGATGACTCCGCTGCACAAACTGCTTCCTTCCCTGGACAGCATGCTTCTTTCAGGATCTTGGAg GTTGGATGTGGTGTGGGTAACAGTGTATTTCCTGTTGTTAACTCAATCAA GGAAACAGGTGCATTTTTATACTGTTGTGACTTTTCCCCGCGTGCAATTCAGCTGGTCAAG gACCATCCAGACTATGATCACTCTGTGTGTCATGCCTTTGTCCATGACATTTGTGAGGAGGTGGcctcctttccctttcctcctcagAGCCTGGATGTTATTCTGGCAGTCTTTGTGCTCTCCTCCATTCATCCAGAGCG AATGCAAGCCGTTGTGAACCGACTGTCTACCTACCTGAAACATGGAGGCGTGTTTCTCCTCCGTGATTATGGCAGATATGACTTTTCACAGCTTAGGTTTAAGAAAG GACGGTGCTTATCAGAGAATTTCTACGTACGTGGAGATGGAACTTGTGTTTACTTTTTCACCAAAG AGGAGGTTCATAACTTATTTGTCAACGCGGGATTGGAGGAGGTGCAGAATCTGGAGGACAGACGACTGCAAgtgaacagaggaaagaaagttGCAATGCACCGGGTGTGGATGCAGAGCAAGTACAGGAAATCATATCCACCTCCACCATGTTAA